The following is a genomic window from Pseudomonadota bacterium.
GACTATCTGACACAAATGGCAGGTTCGGTCGCAATATTAAACTTTGGAAAGGCAAGCATTGACGGAGGTCTCTTAGATACTGTTTTAAGAGGAATAAAAGCCGATAAAGAAACAGCTTTCAAAACTCCCGAACTCGGTGCGGGCGGTGCAATGGATTTTAGACCTGAAGCTTCGGCCCCTCCTGCGGAAAGTAGTGCTGCAAGTATCGCAGGCACTGCCGCAAGCAGTGAATCATCAAGCAGTAGTTCCGATAGTTCCGGTGATGCACGTGCATTTCCTACAACTATGGGTACAAGCCGTGGTATGCAGGACATGCAATTTGCAGGTGATGTAGCTATGGACAGAATAGGATTGCTGACACCATCTGCCACACCGGGAATGGGAGCCGCAAAAAGCGTCGGTATGGAAGTATAACCAAGCTATTGTTCGGCCAGCTTATCTATTATTTTATCGATTTTCTTCAATCTTTCAGGTAAGTCGCCTAAAAGAACGGCAAGCTCTTTTAGGCCGTCTTTCATTTTAGCCTTGGCACCTATATTCTCTTTTGCCCAGACTTTTATCCAGTCTTCGGCCTGATGCCACATATTGACTTCGGGATAAAGTTTCTGCCCGACTCCTTCGATTAGTACCATTGTTTTTTGTAGCAACAACAATTGCGGCTGCGTTTCCATTTCAAAATCTTCCGTTACCTTAAACAGCATGGCAAGAAGCCTTGCGATGGATATCTGAGCGACAGGCAGCCCCATGATAGGCTCGCCTATTGCCCTGCAAGCAAGCATAAAGTCCTGTTCCGATTTATGCTTAGGTACATATCCGGCATCAAAATGTATCTTTGCAACATGGGCATAATCACCGGATAAAAACCCTCTTAATATTTCTGCTACATATATTTTTGTCTGCTTATCGAGCCTGCCCATAATACCGAAATCAACAGGCACTATATTACCTTCAGCATCTACAAACAGGTTTCCCGGATGTATATCGGCGTGAAAAAACCCGTCCCTGTATGACTGGTTTAAAAACGCCCTTGATAGTCTTGCTGTTATCTTTTCAAGGCTATGTCCGGCATTAACCAATGCCTCACGGTCATTGACAGGTATGCCGTTTATCCACTGTGTAACCAGCACCTTTTCCGATGTTAGATGCCAAAAAACCTTCGGTACATATATACCTTCATCATTCTTACAGTTTTGCTTTAATTCCGATGCGGCAGCGGCTTCCATTCTAAGGTCAAGCTCCTTCTTGACGGAATCTGCGAACACATCTACAACCGCTTTAGGGCGTAGCCTGCGGAATTTTTTAAAGGTTTTTAAGAACTTAGCTATTAAATAGAATAATTTTATATCACGGTGGAATTTTTTTTGAATGCCCGGACGCAGTATTTTTACCGCCACTTCATGCCCGTCAATCGTTATCGCTTTATGCACCTGTGCTATAGATGCAGCAGCAACAGGTTCTTCACTAAATTCTAAGAACATTTTATTTATCGGCTTACCAAGCTCTTTTTCAATGATTACCCTTGCCTGACCGGACGGAAAAGGAGGTATTTTATCCTGTAGGCTTGTCAGGCTATCGGCAATCTCCTCCCCCACCAGATCAGGACGTACGGATAATGTCTGCCCTAGCTTTATAAAGCTTGGACCTAATCTTTTAAAGGCAATACAAAGTTTCTTTCCTCGTTCCTTGCGACCGGATAAAACACCCGATGATAATAACACGATAAATATCCTTATCATGCTCGGCGTAACTCTTATCAAACTAAAGATACTTGCAATAAAATTAAACATTTAAAATCCTAATTGGCAAAATCCGTTCGTAAGATACAAAATTATTAAATATATAGCAAACTACATATACATAAATTCCCCTTCTATTGAATCTCTGACAAAAAAAACTTGATTAATAAATTAATACATTATATTACTAATAATCTAGATATATCGTTTTTATAATAAAAAAAGAGGATACGACTTATGACGCAAAATAAAAACTCAAGCTTTCAAAACATGGTTAACTGCATGAAATCCAACGATATGAACAATGAGGCATGTCAGGAACTTTCCGAGCAATTAAAACAATCATCAAAGTTAACTATGGCAGACATACCCAAAGAGCCGACTTTTAACCCTTCGGAGAAAGGTTTTGCAAAAAAAGTCAGCCGAGGATCCGGTGCAATAAGTCCCGATTCATTTACTAAACAGAAAGGAAATTATGGTGCATTTGTAAGTCAAACATCATCATCAGGCAGAATATATTAATACAAAATACGCCAAATACAAAGAAGAAAGCTCCCTGATTCAGGGGGCTTTCTTTATATCTTCCAACCGCTATGGATAGCCACTACCCCGCCGCTTAAATTAATATATCTAACATTTACAAATCCATTATTTTCTATCATCTGCCTGAATGTTTCCTGATCCGGGAATTTCCTGATACTCTCTACCAGATATTGATATGAACCGCTATCGGAAGCTATTATCTCGCCCATTTTAGGTATTACATTAAAAGAATAAAAGTCATAGAATTTTTGTAATATGGTATTATCCACCTTTGAAAATTCCAGACACAAAAAACGTCCGCCCGGTTTTAATACCCTATATGCCTCAGCCAGTGCAGCATTGATATCGGTCACGTTGCGGATACCGAAAGCTATTGTATAATAATCATATTCATTATCGGGAATCGGCATATATTGTGCGTCGGCACACACCCAACTGATGTCGCCTTTAATGTTCTTATCTATTGAGTTTTTATAACCCTCACGTAACATATTATGGTTAATGTCGGCTATGGTAACACTGCCGTTTTCCACATTTTTAAGAAACCTGAACGCTATATCTCCCGTACCGCCCGCAACATCTAATAACCTTGAATAAACCCTTGGGCTTAACACTCTGATAAACTTATCTTTCCATAAACGGTGAGTACCCATACTCATAACATCGTTCATGATATCATATTTAGAAGCCACATTATCGAACACACCTTTTACCAAAGGTGCTTTTTCGTCTTTATCTACTTCCCTGAATCCGAAATGGGTTTTCATTGCTATGTTGTAAGTTGTAAGTTGTAAGTTGTAAGTTTTTATAATATATTCTCACAACTTGCAACTCGTAACTTACGACTAACATTATGCCTGAATTACCTGAAGTAGAGACGGTCTGCCGCGGATTACGCCAATCCATATTGAACAAGAAGATTACCAAGGCACAAAATTTCCGTCCGAATTTACGCATACCTTTTCCTGCAAATTTTTCAGAACATTTAAAGGACAAAACGGTTAAGTCCGTTGGGCGGAGGGCTAAATATATAATAATAACACTGGACGATGACAGCGTAATAATTGCACATCTTGGCATGAGCGGAAAAATGATAGTACATCGGAATTTCCAAAACAGGCGTGAAAAACATGACCACGCCATCTTTCAGTTTGAAGACGGAATGGAAATGGTTTTCAATGATACCAGACGTTTCGGGCTGATTACATTTTCTGATATTGCCAATCTTAATTCACATAAATTAATTGCAAATCTTGGTCTTGAACCGCTGGAAGAAGCCTTTAACGGGCAATCTTTATATGAGATACTAAAAAACCGCTCCACCCCTATAAAAAACACTATAATGGACGCATCTTTGATAGTTGGTGTGGGCAATATATATGCCTGCGAAGCGTTGTTTAGAAGCCGGATAAACCCTACAAAGAAATCAAATACACTGACCGAGAAACAGTGTGAAGATTTAGCACTAAACATCAAGAAAATATTGCTGGAGGCTATTGAATCAGGCGGTTCAACCTTACGGGACTATGTGCAGTCCTCAGGAGGAACGGGGTATTTTCAGCATAATTTTAAAGTTTACGGACGTGGTGGAGAGCCTTGCAATATCTGCGAAAATGAGCTAATAAGAATTAAGCAGTCCGGACGTTCAACTTTTTATTGTCGTATCTGCCAAAAATAATTATGGATAATTTATACCGCAAACCGCATATTTAAAACCATGCTTTCGATTAAATCGTTTGGATAAAACTAATGAAAAAAACAGCCTTACTTTTAATAACAGCTATAATTCTTGCATCTTGTTCGAGGGATTTTGTAAATACTAGCAGGAATACGGTCATTGAAAAATTCCCTAACCTTGTTAAGCAAAATTATGTTTCAGGCATTGAAGATATGCCGGTTTATCATGGCTTTAAGGAACAAGAAGGTGCGGCAATATCATACGACACCACGAATGGAAGAATCATTAACGCCGAGTTTTACAGCCCTGACGCAAGCGTTTCAGATGTAAAACTTTTCTATGAAGCAACCCTGCCGCAGCTTGGCTGGAGTGTTGTTGAGCCTGATATTTACAGGCGTGACGGTGAAACTTTAGAGCTTAACATCACGAAAAAAAACGGTCAAACAGCTTTAAAATTTACAATAAGACCTTCACTTTCCTAAAGAAATCTCACACTTCAAGTTGTATTTACGGCACACATTGCAAATCTTTCATTGACAAAAGTTTTGTTCGGTCATAAAACAATTCACCTTGATAAAAAATATAAGGCAATTTTTATGTTCGACCTAAATGGGAAAACAGCGTTAGTTACCGGTGCATCAGGCGGAATAGGCAAGGCTATCGCAACTTCGCTATATGAACAGGGAGCGACCGTAATCCTTTCGGGAAGGCGCGAAGACGCTTTAAAAAAAGTAGCATCATCACTGGGGGAAAGAACTCATATCGTAACATGTGACCTTGCCGACAAAGAGCAGGTTGATTCATTATTCGACAGGGCTTGCGAGATAGCCGGACAAGTTGATATTCTTGTTTGCAATGCAGGTATTACCAAGGATAATCTGGTACTCCGCATGAAAGATGAAGAATTTGACGAGGTAATATCAACTAATTTAAAGGCAACATTTACGCTAAATAAAGCCGCCTTTAAAAAAATGATGAAGAAAAAATGGGGTCGTATCATTAACATAGCATCGGTTGTCGGTGTAAGCGGCAATCCCGGTCAGGCAAATTATGTAGCATCAAAAGCCGGTATGATAGGCATGAGCAAGTCTATTGCCTCCGAAGCTGCGGTTAGAGGAATAACGGTAAATTGTATAGCTCCGGGCTTTATAAAAACGGCTATGACAGATGCGTTAAATGACGCACAAAAAGAAAAGATAACAAGCACCATTCCGGCAGGAACTTTCGGTCTGCCTGAGGATATCGCCGCCGCCGCTGCGTTTTTAGCAAGCGACGAGGCAAGGTATATCACAGGTCAGACAATACATGTTAATGGCGGAATGTTGATGGTATAAGGTCAATGTATTTTGGTAATTGACTTTATAAAAAAAATGGCTTTTAGTGGTAGAATGGTTTAGATAAAGTTGGTGTAACCACCTTATTTTTATCTAGAAAACATTAGCTAACAGTCCGTTGTTGGTAATTATTATTGACTCGTATGAATTTACAAATATTATGCATATGAGTTTATATATTTTTTAATTTTTAATTTTAACTTAATTTGGAAAGTAAACATGAGTGACATCGAAAGCAAAGTAAAAAAGATCGTTGCGGAACACCTTGACGTTGAGGAAAGCAAAATTTCTGCTAATGCTAGCTTTATTGATGACCTAGGGGCAGACAGCCTAGATCAGGTCGAGCTTGTTATGGCTTTTGAGGAAGAGTTCGGTTGTGAGATACCTGACGATGAAGCTGAAAAAATCGTTACTCTACAGGACGCAGTTGCTTTCATTAAGTCCGTACAAGAAGCGGCTTAATAACTCAAAGTTTATATTCATTAGATATTACGTATATATATGAGACGTGTTGTTGTAACCGGTTTGGGTCTTGTTACTCCGCTTGCGTGCGGTGTTAAGCCTACATGGGAAAGAATCATTAAGGGCGAGTCGGCGATTCGCCCCATAAAAAGGTATGATCTTTCAGACCTGCCTGCAAGGATAGGTGGTGAAGTACCTCCGATATCCGAGCAGGAAGACGGCTTTGACGCAGATAGCGTAATGCCTAAAAAAGAGCAACGCAGGGTCGACACTTTCATACTATACGGAATGGCGGCAGCTATTCAGGCGGTTGAAGATTCGGGCTGGAAGCCTACCGATGAGGAAGGCTTGCAGCGTACCGGTGTTACCATCGGCTCCGGTATCGGAGGTCTGCCTTCGATTGAGGAAAATTCAATCTTAGTACATGAGCAAGGTCCGCGAAAGTTAAGCCCTTTCTTTATTCCTGCCAGCCTTATAAATCTGGTATCGGGTCATATATCGATAAAATACGGCTTTCAAGGTCCTAACCACTCGGTTGTTACTGCATGTTCTACAGGTGCACACTCCATTGGTGATGCATCACGTTTTATTCAGTATGGTGATGCTGACGTTATGGTAGCAGGCGGTGCAGAGTCGGCAATTTGCCGTATCGGAATTGCAGGGTTTGCCGCTGCCAGAGCATTATCGACAAATTTCAACGACACTCCGACAAAAGCCTCCCGCCCATGGGATAAAGACCGTGACGGTTTTGTTATGGGTGAAGGTGCGGGTGTAGTAGTACTCGAAGAATACGAACATGCCAAAAAACGAGGTGCTAAAATTTACGCCGAAGTTGTAGGATACGGATTATCCGGTGACGCATATCATATTACCTCACCTGAGCCGGGCGGCAGCGGCGGTTACAGAGCAATGAAAGCGGCTCTGGGGCATTCGGGATTAGATATAAGCGATATTGACTATATCAACGCACACGGAACATCAACTCCGATGGGAGATACTATTGAGCTTGGTGCGGTGAAAAAATTATTCGGCGACCATGCATATAAGCTTTCAATGTCATCGACAAAATCATCTATCGGTCACGCACTAGGTGCTGCCGGAGGTATTGAGGCGATATTGGCGATATTGGCTATGAACAATAATATTGCCCCTCCTACTTTGAACCTTGATAACCCCGATGAAGGCTGTGACATTGATTTAGTTCCTCATAAAGCTAAAGAACGTGAGATAAAAGCCGTTTTATCAAATTCATTCGGCTTTGGCGGCACTAACGCTTCTTTAGTTATGAAACAGGTTTAACTCAATAAATTAACCGGAGGTTAGCGTGAATGAAGATTCTCCGGTAATTGAAAGCCAAAAAAAATCATCTGTTTTGGGCAAGCTGTCCCAATTATTCGCTGTGCTTGTTATTTTGGGTTTTATTACGGTCGGGTCTGCCTTTTTCTATAGCGTACAATATTTTACCGGTAGCGGCTCTTTAAATGAAGAAAAGATAGTCGATATCCCCGAAGGAAGCTCCTTAAAGGCGATAGCCGCAAAGCTAGCTGATGAAAATGTAATCTCTTATCCCGAGATATTCACGACATGGATAAGGATAACCAAGCCTGAAAAAACAATGAAAGCAGGTCAATACCGCTTTGAGGCAAATATTTCCCCTGAAGCTGTTTTTCATAAATTAGAGCAAGGTGATGTAATAAAATATAGCCTGACTATACCTGAGGGGCTTATGACCTCACAGATAATAAAGCTTATAAATGAAGCTCCCAACATGAGCGGTCAGATAACTTCCGATATAAAAGAAGGCGAACTGCTTCCCGAAACTTACGAATACACATACAACTATGACCGGCAAAAATTAGTTGAGCGTATGAAGGCATCAATGCATAAAGCCTTAGACGAAGCATGGGAAAAACGTGCCGATAATTTACCTATAAAATCAAAAGAAGAAGCTCTTATCCTTGCCTCTATAATTGAAAAAGAAACAGGCGTTTCCTCAGAAAGGGAAAGGGTTGCCGGAGTTTTTATTAACCGTTTGAATAAGGGTATGCGGCTACAGACAGACCCTACCGTTATTTATGCCATAACTGAAGGTGAGTATGTTTTGGAAAGACCCCTGTCACGTAAAGACCTGCAATCAGATTCACCTTATAATACATATGAAAATTTCGGGCTGCCCCCTACCCCTATTGCCAACCCCGGGAAAAAATCTATTGAAGCGGCTTTAAATCCGATGCAAACTGATGAATATTATTTTGTAGCCGACGGGACAGGCGGACATAAATTCTCCTCTACTTTAAAGGAGCATAATAAAGGCGTGCAAAAATGGCGAAAAATAAACAGCGAAAATAAGGAAAAGAGCAAGCAACAGGAATTGAGTAATTAATATGGAAAACATTATATATACTGCACTTGTAATATGCTCTTATTTGGCAGGTTCGATACCTTTCGGTCTATTATTCACAAAAGCTGCCGGTTTAGGAGATATAAGGAACATAGGCTCAGGCAATATCGGTGCTACTAATGTAATGCGTACGGGTAATAAAAAACTTGCACTTGCCACATTATTTTGCGATGCGGTAAAAGGCGTTATTGTAATAATAATTGCAAAACAAATAGATGCACCCGGAGAAATAGTTTCGTTATGCGGTTTGTTTGCAGTAGTAGGACACGTATTTCCGGTCTGGCTAAAGTTCAAGGGCGGTAAAGGGGTTGCGACCACCCTTGCCGTTTATCTGGCTTTATACCTACCTTTGGGTATATTTGCCTGCATAGCATGGCTTGCAGCATTTTACATTTCACGCATGTCGTCATTTTCGTCAATATCTTCGATTATACTGGCAAATACCGTTTCAATCATATTGGGTGGTGACGGTCTGTTCTTTATTACACTGATAATAACGGTTATAGTCGTGTATAAGCACAAGGAAAATATCGAACGGATTATGAGCGGAAAAGAAAAAACTTTTACAAAAAGTACTGAAGCGTAAAAGATTACTTACCCAACATATCATTCACAAAGTCGGATAGGCTATGTTGCCTTGTACGTTTCAGACGTTCGGCTTTTAATATATAAAGTATGTTAAGCAGACTTGTATCTATATTATCGTTAATAATAACATAGTCATATTCGTTCCAATGGCTTATCTCGTCACTGGCTCTTGCCATTCTGCGTTCGATCACATCGGCTGAGTCCTTGCCTCTTGTTATTAGCCTTCTTTTTAACTCATCCATAGATGGTGGCAGGATAAATACACTAACAATATCATCACGTGCTTTTGATGTAAGCCGTCTTGTTCCCTGCCAGTCAATATCGAACAGAACATCTTTACCTTCGGATATGGAATCTTCAACTTTCTTTCTTGGAGTTCCGTAATAATTACCGAAAACTTCGGCATATTCATAAAAGAATTTCCTGTCTATTTTTTCCTCAAACTCTTTTTCATTAATGAAAAAATAATCTTTTTCATGTACTTCATTATCCCGTGGCGGACGAGTAGTTGACGATATCGACATTACAAGGTTATTGTCATTTTGCATTAGAAGGCGTGATATGGTTGTCTTACCCGCTCCCGATGGAGAAGATAAAACAAACATAAAGCCTCTGCGATCTAATTTTTGTTCAATTGACATATAAAAATCCTATCCAAAACTATTTTGATAACATAGTATCTATAATTATTTAATAAAGAGTTAAACAAAATAATAAAATGTCCCGATTACCAAATAAAATTCTTATAACCGGAGCGTCAAGCGGCATAGGTGCCGAGCTTGCAAAGCAATATGCCGCCGAAGGTATAAACCTTTACCTGACTGCACGCAATGAAAAACGCCTCAAAGAGGTAAAAAAGGTATGCACCGCGAAAAAGGCAAAAGTCCATATAAAAATACTGGATATAAAGGATAAAGCGGAATTGACAAACTGGATAAGCTCAATTGATGAACTTGACCTTGTCATAGCCAACGCAGGAATATCAGCAGGAACAGGCGGAGGTGGCGAGAGTGTTGAACAGGTTGAGAACATATTTAGCACAAATATTGACGGCGTTATACACACTATCCACCCTGCAATTGATATTATGAGAAAGCAAAAACGCGGACAGATAGCTATAATATCATCGCTTGCAGGCTATAGAGGCTTGCCAAGTTCGCCTGCATATTCGGCAAGCAAGGCGGCCGTAAGAGTTTATGGCGAGGCATTAAGAGGAACATTGCAAAAAGAAGGTATAAAATTATCGGTTATAACACCAGGATATATAAAAACCCCGATGACCGATGTAAATGATTTTCCCATGCCGTTTTTAATGGACGTAGACAAAGCCGCCTCAATTATAATAAAAAAGCTTAAAAAGAATCCTGCAAGGATAGCCTTCCCTTTTCCGCTGTATTTTATAATATGGCTGGTAAGCTGCTTGCCGCCTGTTATTACAGACCCTATCTTTGCAAGATTGCCGGAGAAGCCTAGCCAAAAACCATCATGCGATTAGCTAATAATTTTTTAATAAATTATATACTTACTCCGCACTTAATTGTATTATATATATATTACCATACGACTATAACAAAAAATTATTGTAATACGATTAACTCATGAATGATTATTATTTGGTCATTGCACCACCTAAATCAACCTCAACAGCATTTACAAGATCACTTGCAACTAATACCGGTTTAACGGCTATACACGAGCCTTTCATGCCGGATCAGGAAATTTCCTCCCCCGAGGACTTAGAAAGAATTACAAAAAACAGGCGTAATAGAGGATAGAATAAATTTATTTTGAAGCTGATGGACTCAATATCAGACAACGATATTCCAGAAGACAATCTTGTCGCACAAAACAAAGATGACATAATAGAATATTATAATGGTGACATAGAAGAACAGATAGAAAAAACACAAAATCCGATTATATTTATTGATATTCCGCCTGAGGAGTTATTCCTAAAATTATTAAAGTCACGTACCGAATCAATATCCCCTACAGATTGGCAAACAAAGAAAGACGCTATAAAAGAAGAAATATCAGAGAAAAGTAGAGAGTCGACAAAAGAAACTAAAGATCATATCTCCAGAATAAAAGAACTAAAGGATTTTGCACAAAGCAATAATAAACAAGTCGTATCAATTTCCAGCGATATAATACGTACAGATCCCGAATCTGCTATTAGAAAAACTCTGGAAGCTTGGGGAAAAGCCAAAAAAGAAACACCCGTTTCAACCCAAATGTTACCTGTGACAGAAGAATTTAGCAATCTTAGAAAAGCCGGTGATGCCGTATATTACCTTGGTGAAGATGCATGGGTTTCAAATGAAGATAAAAAGCGAACAAAGCTGGAAAAAAGACCTAAATTTGAAGTAAAAGAAGAAACCAAAAGGTCAGTTGACACGATATTTAGCAATTCCGGTTTTTTTGAAGAAGGTTACGCCCAATTATTAGATAAAGAAGAAAATAATTTATTTGGCTTCAAAAGAGGGGAATATATTGATAACGAACTATTCAAGATACGTAATTTTATTGGAAGAGGCGGTAAAATAGGGGATATGAATCCGATAGAGATACAGGAACATATACTTAAAGGGGAAGGGTTCAAAGAATATTTAGAAGAAACGATACAAAAAAGTATTTCTGCTTTAGATTCCTCAGATGCAAAAGAAAAAGTTCAAAAACGAGTTGCAGATTCAGATAACGACCCGCAACGAAACGTTAAATCAAAGCCGTCCGATTCGGAGAGAAAAACTGCAATTAATCCGGCAAGAATCCTTGAAAGAACAAATCAAGCTAAAAATACCGTACGGTAGTTTTAAATACCACAACAAAAACCTCTATTATATTGATACCGGCTTTTATTACTTGTATTATTAGATTTTTTACAAATCAAATAATACAAACCCATGAAAAGCAAAAACGCCCCCCAAACACACAACTTCAACCCGCAAATACTCCGAGCTTATGATATAAGAGGAATAGTAGGAGATACCCTGACGGAACAGGACGCTTATTTTATCGGAAAATCGTTCGGGACTTTATTATCACAATCTGAAGGAAATAAAAAAATATGCGTTGGTTTTGACGGCAGGCACAGCTCACCCGTGCTTGAAGAAAAGCTTGTAAAAGGATTACTGGAGACCGGTGCAGAAGTTATACGTATAGGGCTGGGTCCTACCCCTATGCTGTATTTTTCCGTTCAGCATTTGAAGGCTAATGGCGGTATAATGATAACAGGCTCTCATAATCCGCCTACCCATAACGGCTTTAAAATGATGAAAAGCAAGCTTCCGGTTTATGGTGATGAGATTCAGGAGTTAGGGCAGATAGCATCATCGGGGCGTTTTGCGACAGGCAACGGAGTTGTAACCTTCGAAGATGTGCATGATGATTATATCGAACATCTTTTCAGTAAATATATAAAATCCGACCTTAAAGTAGCATGGGACGCAGGCAATGGGGCGGCAGGCGATATAATGAAGTCACTTACCGATAAATTAAGCGGCAAACATATATTATTGAACGAGAAGATAGACGGAAATTTCCCTTCCCACCACCCCGACCCGTCGGTTAAAAAAAATATGGAACAGCTAATTGATGCAGTCATATCAAATAAATGCGATATCGGCATTGCCTTTGACGGGGACGGAGACCGTATAGGTGTAATAGATAATAAGGGCAATATGCTCTATGGCGACCAGTTAATGTCTTTATATGCAGAAGATGTCTTAAAGCATAATGCAGGTGCTAAAATAGTAGCTGACGTAAAAACCAGTCAGGTATTATACGACCTGATAGCACAAAAAGGCGGCGTACCTATAATGTGGAAAACGGGACATTCCTTGATAAAAACCAAAATGGCTGAAGAAAAAGCTATATTGGGCGGTGAGATGAGCGGACATATATTCTTTGCCGATAATTTCGGTTTTGATGATGCTTTATATGCGGCTGTAAAACTTTTAAATATAGTAGCAAAACTTGATTGTAGCCTAAGTGAAAAAATAGACCTGCTTCCCAAAACGTTCAACACTCCCGAAATACGTGTTTATGTTGATGAAAAAAACAAGTTCCCAATAGTAGACGAGATAAAGCAAGAGGTTAAAAAATCCAGTGCAAAAGTCAATGACGTTGACGGCATAAGGACATTAACAAAAGACGGCTGGTGGCTACTGCGTGCGTCCAACACCGAAGCAGCACTGGTCATAAGATGCGAATCCGATAGCGAGCAAGGACTAGAAAGATTGAAGGAAAGTATATTCGGTATGTTGCAAAAAAAAGGGATAACGGTTTAAGATAATGTGGGAAGGGGTGTTTGCCCCCTTCGAACCGAGGTGAGATTAACAAAATATTACTTTTTAGGCAATAATATTTATATTTTTAACAGTAGGTTTTTAGAATGAATACATGCATGTTTACAAATCCCATCTAAGCAACAATTAACAATAAGGCAATAAAATAAAAGTCTTAGTTAAAATATGTTTTTGCGGTCACTTGTCATTTACTTCCCTTTCTTATCTTC
Proteins encoded in this region:
- the plsY gene encoding glycerol-3-phosphate 1-O-acyltransferase PlsY, which encodes MENIIYTALVICSYLAGSIPFGLLFTKAAGLGDIRNIGSGNIGATNVMRTGNKKLALATLFCDAVKGVIVIIIAKQIDAPGEIVSLCGLFAVVGHVFPVWLKFKGGKGVATTLAVYLALYLPLGIFACIAWLAAFYISRMSSFSSISSIILANTVSIILGGDGLFFITLIITVIVVYKHKENIERIMSGKEKTFTKSTEA
- the gmk gene encoding guanylate kinase, whose product is MSIEQKLDRRGFMFVLSSPSGAGKTTISRLLMQNDNNLVMSISSTTRPPRDNEVHEKDYFFINEKEFEEKIDRKFFYEYAEVFGNYYGTPRKKVEDSISEGKDVLFDIDWQGTRRLTSKARDDIVSVFILPPSMDELKRRLITRGKDSADVIERRMARASDEISHWNEYDYVIINDNIDTSLLNILYILKAERLKRTRQHSLSDFVNDMLGK
- a CDS encoding SDR family NAD(P)-dependent oxidoreductase, with product MSRLPNKILITGASSGIGAELAKQYAAEGINLYLTARNEKRLKEVKKVCTAKKAKVHIKILDIKDKAELTNWISSIDELDLVIANAGISAGTGGGGESVEQVENIFSTNIDGVIHTIHPAIDIMRKQKRGQIAIISSLAGYRGLPSSPAYSASKAAVRVYGEALRGTLQKEGIKLSVITPGYIKTPMTDVNDFPMPFLMDVDKAASIIIKKLKKNPARIAFPFPLYFIIWLVSCLPPVITDPIFARLPEKPSQKPSCD
- a CDS encoding phosphomannomutase/phosphoglucomutase, whose amino-acid sequence is MKSKNAPQTHNFNPQILRAYDIRGIVGDTLTEQDAYFIGKSFGTLLSQSEGNKKICVGFDGRHSSPVLEEKLVKGLLETGAEVIRIGLGPTPMLYFSVQHLKANGGIMITGSHNPPTHNGFKMMKSKLPVYGDEIQELGQIASSGRFATGNGVVTFEDVHDDYIEHLFSKYIKSDLKVAWDAGNGAAGDIMKSLTDKLSGKHILLNEKIDGNFPSHHPDPSVKKNMEQLIDAVISNKCDIGIAFDGDGDRIGVIDNKGNMLYGDQLMSLYAEDVLKHNAGAKIVADVKTSQVLYDLIAQKGGVPIMWKTGHSLIKTKMAEEKAILGGEMSGHIFFADNFGFDDALYAAVKLLNIVAKLDCSLSEKIDLLPKTFNTPEIRVYVDEKNKFPIVDEIKQEVKKSSAKVNDVDGIRTLTKDGWWLLRASNTEAALVIRCESDSEQGLERLKESIFGMLQKKGITV